The nucleotide window CCGGTCGCAGAAGCTGAAGTATCACATCCAGACGTCCGGCCGTTCCCTGCACGCGCAGGAGATTGCCTTCAACGACATCCGCACCACGTTGCAGGCGTTGCTCGCGCTCAACGACAACTGCAATTCGTTGCACACGAACGCCTACGACGAGGCCATCACCACGCCCACGGAGGAGAGCGTGCGGCGCGCGCTGGCCATCCAGCTGGTCATCAACAAGGAGTTCGGCCTGTCGAAGAACGAAAACCCCAACCAGGGCTCGTTCATCATCGAGGAGCTGACGGACCTGGTGGAGGCGGCGGTGCTCAACGAGTTCCGCGCCATCTCCGAGCGCGGCGGCGTGCTGGGCGCGATGGAGCGAATGTACCAGCGCTCCAAGATCCAGGAGGAGTCGCTCTACTACGAGATGCAGAAGCACGACGGGACGCTGCCCATCATCGGGGTGAACACCTTCCTGGATCCGAAGGGTTCCCCCACGGTGACGCCGCCGGAAGTCATCCGCGCGACGAAGGAGGAGAAGGACTACGCCATCACCGCGCGTGACGCCTTCTGGAAGCGCAACGCGAAGACGGCGCCCGCGGCGCTGGAAGCGGTGCGCCGCGCGGCCCTGGACAACGGCAACGTGTTCGGCGCGCTGATGGACGCCTGCAAGGTGTGCACGCTGGGCCAGCTGTCCCGCGCGCTGTACGAAGTGGGCGGCCAGTACCGGCGCAACATGTGATGCGAACGCCGCGGTCCCGGGCAGGTGTCCCGGGACCACGTCGCGGCCTCACGAGCGGAACCGGCCATCTCAGTACGGGCTCGACGTGGGGCGGATGATGATCTCGCTCACGTCCACGTCCGCGGGCTGGCTGATGGCGTAGCTGATGGCGCGGGCGATGGCGTCCGCCGGAATGGCGTCCTTGCGGAACTCGCGCATGTACTCGCGCGACGCCGGGTCACTGATGCTGTCCGCCAGCTCCGACGTGGTGACTCCCGGCGAAATCACCGTCACCCGGATGTCCGCGCCCACCTCCTGGCGCAGGCCTTCGGAGATGGCCATCACCGCGAACTTCGTGGCGCAGTACACCGCCGCCGTCGGGCTCACCGCGTGCCCGCCAATGGAGGACAGGTTGATGAACTGCCCCGCCTTCTGGCGCTTCATCACCGGAAGCCCCGCGGCAATGCCGTGCAGCACGCCCCGGATGTTCACGTCGATCATCCGGTTCCACTCGTCCAGCTTCAGCTCCTCCAGCCTGGACAGCGGCATCACCCCCGCGTTGTTGATGAGCACGTCCAGCCGCCCGAACTCCTTCAGCGTGAAGGCCACGAAGCCCTCCACGTCCTCGCGCTTCGTCACGTCCAACGCCTTGTAACGAGCCTCGCCGCCCTTCGACCTCAGCTCGCCCGTCAGCGTCTCCAGCCGGTCCGTCCGGCGCGCGCCCAGCACCACCTTCGCCCCCTGACTGGCGAGCAGGCGGGCCGTCGCCTCGCCAATGCCGCTGCTCGCTCCGGTGATGGCCACCACCTTGCCCTTCATGTCCGTCGTCATCGCTTCCGTCCTCGCTCTTTGGGCCCGGCACGAAGGGCGCCGGGGATGACTGCACCCTCTCAAGGAGCGT belongs to Corallococcus exiguus and includes:
- a CDS encoding SDR family oxidoreductase gives rise to the protein MTTDMKGKVVAITGASSGIGEATARLLASQGAKVVLGARRTDRLETLTGELRSKGGEARYKALDVTKREDVEGFVAFTLKEFGRLDVLINNAGVMPLSRLEELKLDEWNRMIDVNIRGVLHGIAAGLPVMKRQKAGQFINLSSIGGHAVSPTAAVYCATKFAVMAISEGLRQEVGADIRVTVISPGVTTSELADSISDPASREYMREFRKDAIPADAIARAISYAISQPADVDVSEIIIRPTSSPY